The Euwallacea similis isolate ESF13 chromosome 18, ESF131.1, whole genome shotgun sequence genome contains a region encoding:
- the LOC136414827 gene encoding mucin-2-like translates to MSQDQNGRIFISTRCGPYIQVSPRDQCKKCRVLLALINRAESSRFSYISMMPPSSLVLFVYALLGGSWASNAPPCPDGNTEAYFSDDDCTKYWQCSNGVAHKFLCPSNLYWNPTLNVCDNPADAGCDGNGWDGGETSVPPVPTTTAHPSTTTITTKPTATTKTTTTTKPTTTTNPTTTTKTPTTTNPTTTTEPTTTTKTTTTTNPTTTTESTTTTKTTTTTNPTTTTESTTTTKTTTTTKPSTTTNPTTTTKTTTTTNPTTTTEPITTTKTTTTTNPTTTTEPITTTKTTTTTNPTTTTEPTTTTKTTTTTKPTTTTNPTTTTEPTTTTTPTNPPTTQAPATTADPGNPDCRWWWYWNPWCWTQPTSAPTFPTAAPTPDPITPTTAAPIITSTTDPGDGGCWWYWYWNPWCWTQPTSAPTVPTAAPTPDPITPTTAAPIITSTTDPGDGGCWWYWYWNPWCWTQPTNANIEAPVPTTPSPVDPGSNQGCWWGWIWYPNCYPQQTDDGPASNNSMKYFSSSTIFLLCAVAYATASPAPPCDADDTGEVTYWSDSNCTLFWQCSNGKAEQLQCPDEMEWNPELNVCDWPDEAGCTGQGWSTTMEPTKGPTSTTSRPTTTTTSWPTTTTTSRPTTTTTSWPTTTTSRPTTTTTSWPTTTTSRPTTTTTSWPTTTTSRPTSSTTNWPTTTTSHPTTTTTNWPTTTTSRPTPTTTSWPTTTTSRPTSSTTNWPTTTTSHPTTTTTNWPTTTTSRPTSSTTSWPTTTTSRPTSSTTNWPTTITSRPTTTTTSWPTTTTSHPTTTTTNLPTTTTSRPTPTTTSWPTTTTSRPTSSTTNWPTTTTSHPTTTTTNWPTTTTSRPTPTTTSWPTTTTSRPTSSTTNWPTTTTSHPTTTTTNWPTTTTSRPTPTTTSWPTTTTSRPTSSTTNWPTTITSRPTTTTTSWPTTTTSRPTSSTTSWPTTTTKTTTTTRFPPTTTESTPSTTITTTRSPPTITTRRTTSTSTTRRPPFTTAWPTRRPSSTTAWPTRRPPSTTSWPTRTSPFTTAWPTRRPSSTTVWPTRRPPSTTSWPTRRPPFTTAWPTRRPSSTTAWPTRRPPSTTSWPTRTSPFTTAWPTRRPPSTTSWPTRRPPFTTAWPTRKPPSTTSWPTRRPPFTTAWPTRRPSSTTVWPTRRPPSTTSWPTRRPPFTTAWPTRRPPFTTAWPTKRPTRSTRRPNNPCDKWYWAPWCRHRVVEVSS, encoded by the exons ATGAGCCAAGACCAAAATGGCCGCATCTTCATTTCCACCAGATGTGGCCCCTACATTCAAGTGTCCCCTCGAGatcaatgcaaaaaatgcag GGTTCTCCTCGCGTTGATAAATAGGGCCGAATCGTCAAGGTTCTCTTATATTTCAATGATGCCGCCATCATCATTAGTGCTCTTCGTTTATGCCCTTTTGGGCGGCTCTTGGGCCTCAAACGCAC CCCCATGCCCCGATGGTAATACAGAAGCCTACTTCAGCGATGATGATTGTACTAAGTACTGGCAATGCTCCAATGGGGTCGCTCATAAGTTCCTGTGCCCCTCAAATCTCTACTGGAACCCCACTTTGAATGTATGTGATAATCCGGCGGATGCGGGATGTGATGGGAACGGTTGGGATGGCGGAGAAACTTCCGTCCCACCAGTACCTACAACGACGGCGCATCCTTCAACTACAACTATAACTACCAAACCCACAGCGACCACCAAAACTACAACAACTACCAAGCCCACAACAACCACTAATCCCACAACGACCACCAAAACTCCAACAACCACCAATCCCACCACAACCACCGAACCCACAACGACCACCAAAACTACAACAACCACCAATCCCACCACAACCACCGAATCCACAACGACCACCAAAACTACAACAACCACCAATCCCACTACAACCACGGAATCCACGACGACCACCAAAACTACAACAACTACCAAGCCCTCAACAACCACTAATCCCACAACGACCACCAAAACTACAACAACCACCAATCCCACCACAACCACCGAACCTATAACGACCACCAAAACTACAACAACCACCAATCCCACCACAACCACCGAACCTATAACGACCACCAAAACTACAACAACCACCAATCCCACTACAACCACGGAACCCACAACGACCACCAAAACTACAACAACTACCAAGCCCACAACAACCACTAATCCCACCACAACCACCGAACCTACAACGACCACCACACCAACAAATCCACCTACCACGCAAGCACCAGCGACTACAG CCGACCCCGGCAACCCCGATTGCCGGTGGTGGTGGTACTGGAATCCTTGGTGCTGGACCCAACCCACTTCCGCACCTACCTTCCCCACTGCAGCCCCCACCCCTGATCCTATTACCCCTACAACAGCCGCCCCCATAATCACCTCCACCACAGACCCAGGAGATGGAGGTTGCTGGTGGTACTGGTACTGGAACCCATGGTGCTGGACCCAACCCACTTCTGCACCTACCGTCCCCACTGCAGCCCCCACCCCTGATCCTATTACCCCTACAACAGCCGCCCCCATAATCACCTCCACCACAGACCCAGGAGATGGAGGTTGTTGGTGGTATTGGTACTGGAACCCATGGTGCTGGACCCAACCCACTAATGCGAACATCGAGGCTCCAGTGCCTACCACTCCGTCGCCAG TGGATCCTGGATCCAATCAAGGTTGCTGGTGGGGCTGGATTTGGTATCCGAACTGCTACCCGCAGCAGACTGACGATGGTCCAGCCTCCAATAAT AGTATGAAGTACTTCAGCAGCTCGACTATTTTCCTGCTGTGCGCAGTGGCCTACGCTACTGCTTCTCCCGCAC cCCCATGTGATGCTGACGACACTGGAGAAGTTACTTATTGGTCGGACAGCAACTGCACCCTCTTCTGGCAGTGCTCCAATGGAAAGGCGGAGCAGCTGCAATGCCCCGATGAAATGGAATGGAACCCTGAGTTGAACGTTTGTGATTGGCCGGACGAAGCAGGATGCACTGGGCAGGGATGGTCTACCACTATGGAACCTACAAAGGGTCCTACTTCTACTACAAGTCGACCCACCACTACTACCACAAGTTGGCCCACCACTACTACCACAAGTCGCCCCACCACTACTACCACAAGTTGGCCTACCACTACCACAAGTCGCCCCACCACTACTACCACAAGTTGGCCCACCACTACCACAAGTCGCCCCACCACTACTACCACAAGTTGGCCCACCACTACCACAAGTCGCCCTACCAGTTCTACCACAAATTGGCCTACCACTACTACAAGTCATCCCACCACTACTACCACAAATTGGCCTACCACTACCACAAGTCGCCCCACACCTACTACCACAAGTTGGCCCACCACTACCACAAGTCGCCCTACCAGTTCTACCACAAATTGGCCTACCACTACTACAAGTCATCCCACCACTACTACCACAAATTGGCCTACCACTACCACAAGTCGCCCCACCAGTTCTACCACAAGTTGGCCCACCACTACCACAAGTCGCCCCACCAGTTCTACTACAAATTGGCCTACCACTATTACAAGTCGCCCCACCACTACTACCACAAGTTGGCCCACCACTACTACAAGTCATCCCACCACTACTACCACAAATTTGCCTACCACTACCACAAGTCGCCCCACACCTACTACCACAAGTTGGCCCACCACTACCACAAGTCGCCCTACCAGTTCTACCACAAATTGGCCTACCACTACTACAAGTCATCCCACCACTACTACCACAAATTGGCCTACCACTACCACAAGTCGCCCCACACCTACTACCACAAGTTGGCCCACCACTACCACAAGTCGCCCTACCAGTTCTACCACAAATTGGCCTACCACTACTACAAGTCATCCCACCACTACTACCACAAATTGGCCTACCACTACCACAAGTCGCCCCACACCTACTACCACAAGTTGGCCCACCACTACCACAAGTCGCCCCACCAGTTCTACTACAAATTGGCCTACCACTATTACAAGTCGCCCCACCACTACTACCACAAGTTGGCCCACCACTACCACAAGTCGCCCCACCAGTTCTACCACAAGTTGGCCCACCACTACCACCAAAACGACGACCACTACTAGATTCCCTCCTACTACGACTGAATCGACACCGTCTACTACTATAACTACCACAAGAAGCCCGCCCACCATCACCACGAGAAGAACGACGTCTACTAGCACTACCAGAAGACCTCCCTTTACGACTGCATGGCCCACTAGAAGACCTTCCTCTACAACTGCATGGCCCACCAGAAGACCTCCGTCTACGACTTCATGGCCCACCAGAACATCTCCCTTTACGACTGCATGGCCCACTAGAAGACCTTCCTCTACAACTGTATGGCCCACCAGAAGACCTCCGTCTACGACTTCATGGCCCACCAGAAGACCTCCCTTTACGACTGCATGGCCCACTAGAAGACCTTCCTCTACAACTGCATGGCCCACCAGAAGACCTCCGTCTACGACTTCATGGCCCACCAGAACATCTCCCTTTACGACTGCATGGCCCACTAGAAGACCTCCGTCTACGACTTCATGGCCCACCAGAAGACCTCCCTTTACGACTGCATGGCCCACCAGAAAACCTCCGTCTACGACTTCATGGCCCACCAGAAGACCTCCCTTTACGACTGCATGGCCCACTAGAAGACCTTCCTCTACAACTGTATGGCCCACCAGAAGACCTCCGTCTACGACTTCATGGCCCACCAGAAGACCTCCCTTTACGACTGCATGGCCCACTAGAAGACCTCCCTTTACGACTGCATGGCCTACTAAACGACCCACAAGGTCTACAA GAAGGCCTAATAACCCTTGCGACAAATGGTACTGGGCCCCCTGGTGTCGTCACAGAGTCGTTGAAGTTTCTTCCTAA
- the LOC136414600 gene encoding mucin-2-like isoform X2, which produces MLKTLVFLGLVVFCTVGQADVGAGPKPPCPSDGSVQAYYATNNCTYYWQCSNGVPYLMPCAPGTHWEQSLWTCVHIAQSTCTGAGWSTTEEPNPITTAPGTCPPVDGPDSIYFPDPDCTKFWQCSNGVAHQHDCPSGLHFNPTLNVCDWPENAGCGGASPTTTRTTEEPAPNTTSHGICPPVDGPDSIYFPDPDCTKFWQCSNGVAHQHDCPSGLHFNPTLNVCDWPENAGCGGASPTTTRTTEEPAPNTTSHGICPPVDGPDSIYFPDPDCTKFWQCSNGVAHQHDCPSGLHFNPTLNVCDWPENAGCGGASPTTTRTTEEPAPNTTSHGICPPVDGPDSIYFPDPDCTKFWQCSNGVAHQHDCPSGLHFNPTLNVCDWPENAGCGGASPTTTRTTEEPAPNTTSHGICPPVDGPDSIYFPDPDCTKFWQCSNGVAHQHDCPSGLHFNPTLNVCDWPENAGCGGASPTTTRTTEEPAPNTTSHGICPPVDGPDSIYFPDPDCTKFWQCSNGVAHQHNCPSGLHFNPTLNVCDWPENAGCGGASPTTTRTTEEPAPNTTSHDICPPVDGPDSIYFPDPDCTKFWQCSNGVAHQHDCPSGLHFNPTLNVCDWPENAGCGGASPTTTRTTEEPAPNTTSHDICPPVDGPDSIYFPDPDCTKFWQCSNGVAHQHDCPSGLHFNPTLNVCDWPENAGCGGASPTTTRTTEEPAPNTTVPSICPPVDGPNSIYFPDPDCTKFWQCSNGVAHQHDCPLGLHFNPTSNVCDWPENAGCGGGETTTTKTTEEPAPNTTSHDICPPVDGPDSIYFPDPDCTKFWQCSNGVAHQHDCPSGLHFNPTLNVCDWPENAGCGGASSTTTRTTEEPAPNTTVPGICPPVDGPDSIYFPDPDCTKFWQCSNGVAHQHDCPSGLHFNPTLNVCDWPENAGCSGASSTTTRTTEEPAPNTTVPGICPPVDGPDSIYFPDPDCTKFWQCSNGVAHQHDCPSGLHFNPTLNVCDWPENAGCGGANLTTTTTEEPAPNTTVPGICPPVDGPDSIYFPDPDCTKFWQCSNGVAHQHDCPSGLHFNPTLNVCDWPENAGCGGASSTTTRTTEEPAPNTTVPGICPPVDGPDSIYFPDPDCTKFWQCSNGVAHQHDCPSGLHFNPILNVCDWPENAGCGGANLTTTTTEEPAPNTTVPGICPPVDGPDSIYFPDPDCTKFWQCSNGVAHQHDCPSGLHFNPTLNVCDWPENAGCSGASSTTTRTTEEPAPNTTVPGICPPVDGPDSIYFPDPDCTKFWQCSNGVAHQHDCPSGLHFNPTLNVCDWPENAGCGGANLTTTTTEEPAPNTTVPGICPPVDGPDSIYFPDPDCTKFWQCSNGVAHQHDCPSGLHFNPTLNVCDWPQDAGCEGEETTKKSSTEPSTTTTKQTTTPAPTTASPTTTTRPPTTTTPSSTTTSTTTTPASTTTSTTTTTPAPSTTSKRPKPTTTRRTTTTAEPTTTTVEVTTTEKPITNTEEVTTTEGPTTTNVPDDGDDVVTTTQDPEVPDDNDEDNDGDGDGDDDVTSTTLAPDDDGDDNDEDNDGDDDGDDDATSTTLAPDDDGDDNDEDNDGDDDGDDDVTSTTLAPDDDGDDNDEDNDGDDDGDDDATSTTLAPDDDGDDNDEDNDGDDDGDDDVTSTTLAPDDDGDDNDEDNDGDDDGDDDVTSTTLAPDDDGDDNDEDNDGDDDGDDDGDDDVISTSLSPEVPDDNDDGSGDDDDGISTTEKSPTGPVTNTTEDPTTTPAWTPPPGCTCTCEPDDTTTPIWTTPRPPKPPPTKTTQSVETTTEEVKTTTEEAVPTTTSEAPVTTTETTTIENETTSTETPTTTEIITTKITTTEVPTTTTEVPTTTTEVPTTTTEVPTTTTEVRTTTTEVPTTTTKVPTTTTEVPTTTTKVPTTTTEIPTTTTKVSTTTTEVPTTTVATTTEEDAETTPASNGQSDCDKLSNLCPAVDGKEPVYIALENCSAFCQCSNGQAYYHPCPPGLHFNPSLNVCDWPHAANCTGVPGITSTAAPTTTTAVPTTSEEATTTPTTTVKPTTASTTTTLKPTTTSEATTTTSNYQSSCDKLSNLCPVVDGYHPTYIALEYCGGFCQCSNGQAYYHPCPANLHFNPTLNVCDYQQDAGCTGVAGTTPLTTTKAPTTISPNSICEAKPNESFMEPISGSCTEYISCYRGKGSRMTCTEGQEFNSEYNMCVPASKSGCTVEATTQAPEQPGQPNDSEISTVCNSDPTGYFFAAHPNDCSKYITCGMGHGAIMDCPSQSRYFNAATNACVGDLESSGCVSGQESFGATVERLLKSLFRR; this is translated from the exons ATGTTAAAGACTTTAGTGTTTCTCGGCCTGGTGGTCTTTTGCACGGTGGGACAGGCTGACGTGGGAGCCGGACCGAAGC CACCTTGCCCTTCGGACGGTTCCGTTCAAGCTTACTATGCCACTAACAACTGCACCTACTATTGGCAATGTTCCAATGGAGTACCCTATTTGATGCCCTGTGCCCCTGGAACCCACTGGGAACAATCGCTCTGGACCTGTGTGCATATAGCCCAGTCCACTTGCACTGGAGCGGGATGGTCCACCACCGAG GAGCCAAATCCTATCACCACTGCCCCCGGTACTTGCCCCCCAGTGGACGGCCCCGACTCTATTTACTTTCCAGACCCGGATTGCACGAAGTTCTGGCAATGCTCCAACGGGGTGGCCCACCAGCACGATTGTCCCTCAGGTCTCCACTTTAATCCAACTTTGAACGTATGCGATTGGCCCGAAAACGCCGGATGTGGTGGTGCGAGCCCTACTACGACGAGAACTACCGAG GAACCCGCTCCTAACACCACTTCCCACGGCATTTGCCCACCAGTAGATGGCCCCGACTCTATTTACTTTCCAGACCCGGATTGCACGAAGTTCTGGCAATGCTCCAACGGGGTGGCCCACCAGCACGATTGTCCCTCAGGTCTCCACTTTAATCCAACTTTGAACGTATGCGATTGGCCCGAAAACGCCGGATGTGGTGGTGCGAGCCCTACTACCACGAGAACTACCGAG GAACCAGCTCCTAACACCACTTCCCACGGCATTTGCCCCCCAGTAGATGGCCCTGACTCTATTTACTTCCCAGACCCGGATTGCACGAAATTCTGGCAATGCTCCAACGGGGTGGCCCACCAGCACGATTGCCCCTCAGGTCTCCACTTTAATCCAACTTTGAACGTATGCGATTGGCCCGAAAACGCCGGATGTGGTGGTGCGAGCCCTACTACGACGAGAACTACCGAG GAACCCGCTCCTAACACCACTTCCCACGGCATTTGCCCCCCAGTAGATGGCCCTGACTCTATTTACTTCCCAGACCCGGATTGCACGAAATTCTGGCAATGCTCCAACGGGGTGGCCCACCAGCACGATTGCCCCTCAGGTCTCCACTTTAATCCAACTTTGAACGTATGCGATTGGCCTGAAAACGCCGGATGTGGTGGTGCAAGCCCTACTACCACGAGAACTACCGAG GAACCAGCTCCTAACACCACTTCCCACGGCATTTGCCCCCCAGTAGATGGCCCTGACTCTATTTACTTCCCAGACCCGGATTGCACGAAATTCTGGCAATGCTCCAACGGGGTGGCCCACCAGCACGATTGCCCCTCAGGTCTCCACTTTAATCCAACTTTGAACGTATGCGATTGGCCCGAAAACGCCGGATGTGGTGGTGCGAGCCCTACTACGACGAGAACTACCGAG GAACCCGCTCCTAACACCACTTCCCACGGCATTTGCCCCCCAGTAGATGGCCCCGACTCTATTTACTTTCCAGACCCGGATTGCACGAAGTTCTGGCAATGCTCCAACGGGGTGGCCCACCAGCACAATTGTCCCTCAGGTCTCCACTTTAATCCAACTTTGAACGTATGCGATTGGCCCGAAAACGCCGGATGTGGTGGTGCGAGCCCTACTACCACGAGAACTACCGAG GAACCAGCTCCTAACACCACTTCCCACGACATTTGCCCCCCAGTAGACGGTCCCGACTCTATATACTTCCCAGACCCGGATTGCACGAAATTCTGGCAATGCTCCAACGGGGTGGCCCACCAGCACGATTGCCCCTCAGGTCTCCACTTTAATCCAACTTTGAACGTATGCGATTGGCCCGAAAACGCCGGATGTGGTGGTGCGAGCCCTACTACGACGAGAACTACCGAG GAACCAGCTCCTAACACCACTTCCCACGACATTTGCCCCCCAGTAGACGGTCCCGACTCTATATACTTCCCAGACCCGGATTGCACGAAATTCTGGCAATGCTCCAACGGGGTGGCCCACCAGCACGATTGCCCCTCAGGTCTCCACTTTAATCCAACTTTGAACGTATGCGATTGGCCCGAAAACGCCGGATGTGGTGGTGCGAGCCCTACTACCACGAGAACTACCGAG GAACCAGCTCCTAACACCACCGTCCCCAGCATTTGCCCCCCAGTAGATGGCCCCAACTCTATTTACTTCCCAGACCCGGATTGCACGAAATTCTGGCAATGCTCCAACGGGGTGGCCCACCAGCACGATTGCCCCTTAGGGCTCCACTTTAATCCCACTTCAAACGTGTGCGATTGGCCCGAAAACGCTGGATGTGGAGGAGGGGAAACTACTACGACGAAAACTACCGAG GAACCAGCTCCTAACACCACATCCCACGACATTTGCCCCCCAGTAGACGGTCCCGACTCTATTTACTTCCCAGACCCAGATTGCACGAAGTTCTGGCAATGTTCTAACGGAGTGGCCCACCAGCACGATTGCCCCTCAGGTCTTCACTTTAATCCAACTTTGAACGTATGCGATTGGCCCGAAAACGCCGGATGTGGTGGTGCGAGCTCTACTACGACAAGAACTACCGAG GAACCAGCTCCTAACACCACTGTCCCCGGCATTTGTCCCCCAGTGGACGGCCCTGACTCTATTTACTTCCCAGACCCGGATTGCACGAAATTCTGGCAATGCTCCAACGGGGTGGCCCACCAGCACGATTGCCCCTCAGGTCTTCACTTTAATCCAACTTTGAACGTATGCGATTGGCCCGAAAACGCCGGATGTAGTGGTGCGAGCTCTACTACGACAAGAACTACCGAG GAACCAGCTCCTAACACCACTGTCCCCGGCATTTGTCCCCCAGTGGACGGCCCTGACTCTATTTACTTCCCAGACCCGGATTGCACGAAGTTCTGGCAATGTTCAAACGGAGTGGCTCACCAGCACGATTGCCCCTCAGGTCTCCATTTCAATCCCACCTTGAACGTATGCGATTGGCCCGAAAACGCCGGATGTGGTGGTGCCAACCTCACTACGACGACTACCGAG GAACCAGCTCCTAACACCACCGTCCCCGGCATTTGTCCCCCAGTGGACGGCCCTGACTCTATTTACTTCCCAGACCCGGATTGCACGAAATTCTGGCAATGCTCCAACGGGGTGGCCCACCAGCACGATTGCCCCTCAGGTCTTCACTTTAATCCAACTTTGAACGTATGCGATTGGCCCGAAAACGCCGGATGTGGTGGTGCGAGCTCTACTACGACAAGAACTACCGAG GAACCAGCTCCTAACACCACTGTCCCCGGCATTTGTCCCCCAGTGGACGGCCCTGACTCTATTTACTTCCCAGACCCGGATTGCACGAAGTTCTGGCAATGTTCAAACGGAGTGGCTCACCAGCACGATTGCCCCTCAGGTCTCCATTTCAACCCCATCTTGAACGTATGCGATTGGCCCGAAAACGCCGGATGTGGTGGTGCCAACCTCACTACGACGACTACCGAG GAACCAGCTCCTAACACCACCGTCCCCGGCATTTGTCCCCCAGTGGACGGCCCTGACTCTATTTACTTCCCAGACCCGGATTGCACGAAATTCTGGCAATGCTCCAACGGGGTGGCCCACCAGCACGATTGCCCCTCAGGTCTTCACTTTAATCCAACTTTGAACGTATGCGATTGGCCCGAAAACGCCGGATGTAGTGGTGCGAGCTCTACTACGACAAGAACTACCGAG GAACCAGCTCCTAACACCACTGTCCCCGGCATTTGTCCCCCAGTGGACGGCCCTGACTCTATTTACTTCCCAGACCCGGATTGCACGAAGTTCTGGCAATGTTCAAACGGAGTGGCTCACCAGCACGATTGCCCCTCAGGTCTCCATTTCAATCCCACCTTGAACGTATGCGATTGGCCCGAAAACGCCGGATGTGGTGGTGCCAACCTCACTACGACGACTACCGAG GAACCAGCTCCTAACACCACCGTCCCCGGCATTTGTCCCCCAGTGGACGGCCCTGACTCTATTTACTTCCCAGATCCGGATTGCACGAAGTTCTGGCAATGTTCAAACGGAGTGGCTCACCAGCACGATTGCCCCTCAGGTCTCCATTTCAATCCCACTTTGAACGTATGCGATTGGCCCCAAGACGCTGGATGTGAAGGAGAGGAAACCACTAAGAAGAGTAGTACTGAGCCTTCAACAACTACCACTAAACAGACAACTACTCCTGCACCAACGACCGCTTCCCCTACAACTACTACCCGTCCTCCGACAACCACTACGCCTTCTTCAACAACCACTTCTACCACAACTACGCCCGCTTCAACAACCACTTCTACCACAACAACTACGCCTGCTCCATCAACTACTTCAAAACGTCCAAAACCAACCACCACACGACGAACTACAACTACTGCCGAACCTACGACTACTACCGTTGAAGTTACAACAACGGAGAAACCAATCACAAACACGGAGGAGGTAACAACTACTGAAGGACCTACAACAACGAATGTTCCTGATGATGGAGATGATGTTGTTACTACCACACAGGATCCTGAAGTTCCCGATGATAATGACGAAGACAATGATGGAGATGGCGATGGAGATGACGATGTCACTTCTACCACATTAGCACCTGATGATGATGGAGATGACAATGATGAAGATAATGATGGAGATGACGATGGAGATGACGATGCCACTTCTACCACATTAGCACCTGATGATGATGGAGATGATAATGATGAAGACAATGATGGAGATGACGATGGAGATGACGATGTCACTTCTACCACATTAGCACCTGATGATGATGGAGATGACAATGATGAAGATAATGATGGAGATGACGATGGAGATGACGATGCCACTTCTACCACATTAGCACCTGATGATGATGGAGATGATAATGATGAAGACAATGATGGAGATGACGATGGAGATGACGATGTCACTTCTACCACATTAGCACCTGATGATGATGGAGATGACAATGATGAAGATAATGATGGAGATGACGATGGAGATGACGATGTCACTTCTACCACATTAGCACCTGATGATGATGGAGATGACAATGATGAAGACAATGATGGAGATGACGATGGAGATGACGATGGAGATGACGATGTCATTTCTACCTCATTATCACCTGAAGTGCCtgatgataatgatgatgGTAGTGGAGATGATGACGATGGAATATCCACGACTGAAAAATCTCCTACGGGCCCAGTAACCAATACTACTGAAGATCCTACCACCACTCCGGCATGGACCCCTCCTCCTGGGTGCACTTGTACCTGCG AGCCTGATGATACTACTACCCCCATTTGGACCACTCCTAGACCACCCAAACCTCCACCAACTAAAACCACTCAGTCAGTTGAAACAACAACTGAGGAGGTTAAAACTACCACTGAGGAAGCTGTGCCTACTACCACTTCAGAAGCTCCAGTTACTACCACAGAAACCACTACAATTGAGAACGAAACTACCAGCACCGAGACCCCAACCACCACTGAAATAATTACAACTAAAATCACTACGACTGAAGTTCCTACCACCACCACTGAAGTCCCAACCACGACTACTGAAGTCCCAACCACCACTACTGAAGTCCCAACCACCACCACTGAAGTCCGAACCACGACTACTGAAGTCCCAACCACCACAACTAAAGTGCCAACCACTACCACTGAAGTCCCAACCACCACAACTAAAGTACCAACCACCACTACTGAAATCCCAACCACCACAACTAAAGTGTCAACCACCACCACTGAAGTCCCAACCACCACTGTAGCCACTACAACTGAGGAGGACGCGGAAACAACGCCCGCCTCAAACGGCCAAAGCGACTGTGATAAAT TATCGAACTTGTGCCCAGCTGTAGATGGTAAAGAGCCAGTCTACATTGCCTTGGAGAATTGTAGTGCTTTCTGCCAGTGCTCCAATGGGCAAGCCTATTATCATCCTTGTCCTCCAGGCCTTCATTTTAACCCTAGCTTGAATGTATGCGATTGGCCTCACGCTGCTAACTGCACAGGGGTGCCTGGAATTACTTCTACCG CTGCACCCACTACTACCACTGCAGTACCAACCACGAGTGAGGAGGCTACGACCACCCCTACCACTACTGTCAAGCCAACTACCGCTTCTACCACCACTACTCTCAAGCCAACCACCACTTCGGAAGCAACGACTACCACATCCAACTATCAGAGCAGTTGCGACAAAC TGTCAAACCTGTGTCCTGTGGTGGACGGTTACCATCCTACTTACATCGCACTGGAGTACTGCGGCGGCTTCTGCCAATGCTCCAACGGCCAGGCCTACTATCATCCCTGTCCCGCGAATCTACACTTTAACCCCACTTTGAACGTATGCGATTATCAACAGGATGCGGGATGCACGGGCGTGGCCGGAACCACCCCGCTCACTACTACTAAGG CACCCACGACAATATCACCCAACTCCATCTGCGAAGCGAAACCCAACGAATCCTTCATGGAACCCATCTCAGGGAGCTGCACTGAATATATCAGTTGCTATCGAGGCAAAGGGAGCCGCATGACCTGTACCGAAGGCCAAGAATTCAACTCCGAGTACAACATGTGCGTCCCCGCTAGCAAGTCTGGATGTACTGTTGAAGCTACAACTCAGGCCCCCGAACAGCCAGGCCAGCCGAATGATAGTGAAATTAGCACCGTCTGCAACAGCGACCCTACGGGGTACTTCTTCGCTGCCCACCCCAACGACTGCAGCAAGTACATAACGTGTGGTATGGGCCATGGGGCTATCATGGACTGTCCCTCGCAGTCCAGATACTTTAATGCTGCAACGAACGCGTGCGTCGGCGACTTGGAGTCTTCAGGTTGCGTCTCAGGGCAGGAAAGCTTCGGTGCTACAGTCGAGCGGCTGCTGAAGAGCCTTTTCAGGCGATAG